The stretch of DNA GTCGCGCATCTCGCCGACCAGGATCACGTCGGGATCCTGGCGCAACGCGGCGCGCAGGGCGTTCGCGAAGGTCTGGGTGTCGACTCCGATCTCGCGCTGGTTCACCACCGAGCGGCGGTCGCGGATCAGGAACTCGATCGGGTCCTCGATGGTCATGATGTGCGCGGTGCGGTGCGCGTTGATGTGGTCGATCATCGAGGCCAGCGTCGTCGACTTGCCGGAGCCCGTCGTCCCGGTCACGAGCACGAGCCCGCGCTGCTCCATGGCGACCTTCTCGATCACCTTGGGCAGGTGGAGCTGCTCCATCGTCTTCACGCCGAAGGGGATCACGCGGAACACGATTCCGATCGTGCCGCGCTGCTGGAAGACGTTCACGCGGAAGCGGCCGAGGCCCGGAATCCCGTAGGCCAGGTCGCACTCGCGGAACTCCTCGAAGCGCGCCTTCTGCACCGGGTTCATGATGGCGACGGCGATCTTCTGCATCTCGTCCGGCATGATGCGCTCGCCGTTCTTGAGCGGAACGAGCGCGCCGTCCACCCGGAACATGGGCGGTAGACCGGACTTGAGATGGATGTCGGAGGCGCCCCCCTTGAGCGCAACCTTCAGGACGTCGTCCAGCACCAGCGGCATCGCCGACTCCTCGCCAGACGTCCCCACGCACGTGGAGACGCTCCGGGTCGTTTCGGTCGATTCCGGGGGCCCCTTGAGGCCGGAAGAAAACCGCAAGGGCTGGCCTGGGGGGATCGAGCCCCGGTCGGGCAGTGAGCCCGGCCGGAACCTCCACCCCCGCTAGGCCTCCGCTGCGGCCTCCTCGGCGGCCTCCGGCGCCTGCGCCGGCACGGACCGCTTGATGCCCTTGGCGGCATAGACCGCCTCGGCGAGCCGCTCGCGGATCTCCGGGTTCTCGCGCAGGAAGCGCCGCGCGTTCTCGCGCCCCTGGCCGATGCGCTCGC from Gemmatimonadota bacterium encodes:
- a CDS encoding ATPase, T2SS/T4P/T4SS family translates to MVLDDVLKVALKGGASDIHLKSGLPPMFRVDGALVPLKNGERIMPDEMQKIAVAIMNPVQKARFEEFRECDLAYGIPGLGRFRVNVFQQRGTIGIVFRVIPFGVKTMEQLHLPKVIEKVAMEQRGLVLVTGTTGSGKSTTLASMIDHINAHRTAHIMTIEDPIEFLIRDRRSVVNQREIGVDTQTFANALRAALRQDPDVILVGEMRD